A genome region from bacterium includes the following:
- a CDS encoding ATP-grasp domain-containing protein produces the protein MPCTRLLIANRGEIAIRIARSAAEVGVATVAVFSEDDATALHRLHADAARPLRGVGPAAYLDAEQLIAAARDAGCDALHPGYGFLAEQADFARACGAAGLTFVGPHADALALLGDKSKARALAVGAGVPVLAGSEGAVSLEQARAFLAGLAGAPMVIKAVAGGGGRGMRIVAEADHLAAAYARCRSEAGNAFADDRVYVEQLLPRARHLEVQIVGDRRGGLVDLGERECTLQRRHQKLIELAPSPWATPRLRQRLAAAARRLAEAVACDGVATVEFLVDADAAPDEAPFFFIEANPRLQVEHTVTEAVTGLDLVAIQLAIAAGGSLADLGLGAAAPPPRGMALQARVNMETVGADGSVKPAGGTLTAFDAPSGPGVRVDTCAYSGWSPSPRFDSLLAKVVVHVPDARIGAVVDKASRALSALRVGGVATNVDFLQTLLSEPDVRAMDVTTGWVDARLGSLAAADAARHPRRFFAVADVEAAADASVEIATPPGARAVRAPLQGTVVSIDVAVGSRVAAGQSLLVMEAMKMEHVVAAPTGGIVVAVAVAAGAAVREAAPLLFLEPADDAIAATTAADGEDPNALRPELVEAIERHAVGLDARRPEAVARRRRTGQRTARENVDDLCDPGSFVEYGALALAAQRSRRPLEDLIARTPGDGLVGGIGTVNATRVDPARSRCVVMSYDYTVLAGTQGFQNHRKKDRLFELAERQRLPVVLFAEGGGGRPGDTDAPGVSGLDCLAFQYFAALSGLVPLVGIASGRCFAGNAALLGSCDVVIATRGANIGMGGPAMIEGGGLGVFRPEEVGPLAVQAANGVVDVAVADEADAVRVARQYLSYFQGPLAAWTCPDQRRLRTVVPANRLRVYDVRRAIAGLADDDSVLELRRAFGAGMVTALARIEGRPLGIVANNPLHLAGAIDRDGADKAARFMQLCDAFDLPLLFLCDTPGIMVGPAAEETALVRHAARLFVVGASLTVPFCTVVLRKGYGLGAQAMAGGSFKAPLFTVSWPSGEFGGMGLEGAVRLGFRNELAAVQDEAERQALFEKMVARAYEIGKAVNVASHFEIDDVIDPADTRRWIVAALAAAPPPPPRAGKKRPCVDPW, from the coding sequence ATGCCGTGCACCCGTCTGCTGATCGCCAATCGCGGCGAGATCGCCATCCGCATCGCCCGCAGCGCCGCCGAGGTCGGGGTGGCGACGGTGGCGGTGTTCTCCGAGGACGACGCCACGGCGCTGCACCGCCTGCACGCCGACGCGGCGCGGCCGCTGCGCGGCGTCGGTCCGGCGGCCTACCTGGACGCCGAGCAGCTCATCGCCGCGGCGCGCGACGCCGGCTGCGACGCGCTGCACCCGGGCTACGGCTTCCTCGCCGAGCAGGCCGACTTCGCGCGCGCCTGCGGCGCCGCCGGCCTGACCTTCGTCGGGCCGCACGCCGACGCGCTGGCGCTGCTCGGCGACAAGTCGAAGGCGCGCGCCCTGGCGGTCGGCGCCGGCGTGCCGGTGCTCGCCGGCAGCGAGGGCGCGGTGTCGCTCGAACAGGCGCGCGCCTTCCTCGCCGGTCTCGCCGGGGCGCCGATGGTGATCAAGGCGGTCGCCGGCGGCGGCGGCCGCGGCATGCGCATCGTCGCCGAGGCCGACCACCTCGCCGCCGCCTATGCCCGCTGCCGCTCCGAAGCCGGCAACGCCTTCGCCGACGATCGGGTCTACGTCGAGCAACTGCTGCCGCGGGCGCGCCATCTCGAGGTGCAGATCGTCGGCGACCGACGGGGCGGGCTCGTCGATCTCGGCGAGCGCGAGTGCACCCTGCAGCGGCGCCACCAGAAGCTGATCGAGCTCGCCCCGAGCCCGTGGGCGACGCCGCGGCTGCGCCAGCGCCTCGCCGCGGCGGCGCGGCGGCTCGCCGAGGCGGTCGCCTGCGACGGCGTCGCCACCGTCGAGTTCCTGGTCGACGCCGACGCGGCGCCGGACGAGGCGCCGTTCTTCTTCATCGAGGCGAATCCGCGCCTGCAGGTGGAGCACACGGTGACCGAGGCGGTCACCGGCCTCGACCTGGTGGCGATCCAGCTCGCCATCGCCGCCGGCGGCTCGCTCGCCGATCTCGGTCTCGGCGCCGCCGCGCCGCCGCCGCGCGGCATGGCGCTGCAGGCGCGGGTGAACATGGAGACGGTCGGCGCGGACGGATCGGTGAAGCCCGCCGGCGGCACCCTCACCGCCTTCGACGCGCCGTCCGGACCGGGGGTGCGGGTCGATACCTGCGCCTACAGCGGCTGGTCGCCGAGCCCGCGCTTCGACTCGCTGCTGGCGAAGGTCGTCGTGCACGTCCCCGATGCGCGGATCGGCGCCGTGGTCGACAAAGCCTCTCGCGCCCTCAGCGCCCTGCGGGTCGGCGGCGTGGCGACCAACGTCGACTTCCTGCAGACCCTGCTCAGCGAGCCCGACGTGCGGGCGATGGACGTCACCACCGGCTGGGTCGACGCCCGCCTCGGCAGCCTGGCCGCCGCCGACGCGGCCCGCCATCCGCGCCGCTTCTTCGCCGTCGCCGACGTCGAGGCCGCCGCCGACGCGTCGGTGGAGATCGCAACGCCGCCGGGGGCGCGCGCGGTGCGCGCGCCGCTGCAGGGCACGGTGGTGAGCATCGACGTCGCCGTCGGGTCGCGGGTCGCCGCCGGCCAGTCGCTGCTGGTGATGGAAGCGATGAAGATGGAGCACGTCGTCGCCGCGCCGACCGGCGGCATCGTGGTCGCCGTGGCGGTGGCCGCCGGCGCCGCGGTGCGCGAGGCGGCGCCGCTGCTCTTCCTCGAACCCGCCGACGACGCGATCGCGGCGACCACCGCCGCCGACGGCGAGGACCCGAACGCGCTGCGCCCCGAGCTCGTCGAAGCGATCGAACGGCACGCCGTCGGCCTCGACGCGCGCCGCCCGGAGGCGGTGGCGCGGCGCCGCCGCACCGGTCAGCGCACGGCGCGCGAGAACGTCGACGACCTCTGCGACCCGGGGAGCTTCGTCGAGTACGGCGCCCTCGCCCTGGCGGCGCAGCGCAGCCGGCGCCCGCTCGAGGACCTGATCGCCCGCACCCCCGGCGACGGCCTGGTGGGCGGCATCGGCACGGTGAACGCCACCCGCGTCGACCCGGCGCGCAGCCGCTGCGTGGTGATGTCCTACGACTACACCGTGCTCGCCGGCACCCAGGGCTTCCAGAACCACCGCAAGAAGGACCGCCTGTTCGAGCTCGCCGAACGCCAGCGGCTGCCGGTGGTGCTGTTCGCCGAGGGCGGCGGCGGCCGGCCGGGCGACACCGACGCCCCCGGCGTCTCCGGTCTCGACTGCCTCGCCTTCCAGTACTTCGCCGCGCTGAGCGGGCTGGTGCCGCTGGTCGGCATCGCCTCCGGCCGCTGCTTCGCCGGCAACGCGGCGTTGCTCGGCAGTTGCGACGTGGTCATCGCGACCCGGGGCGCCAACATCGGCATGGGCGGCCCGGCGATGATCGAGGGCGGCGGACTCGGCGTCTTCCGGCCCGAGGAGGTGGGGCCGCTGGCGGTGCAGGCGGCCAACGGCGTCGTCGACGTCGCGGTCGCCGACGAAGCCGACGCGGTGCGCGTGGCGCGACAGTACCTGTCGTACTTCCAGGGTCCGCTCGCCGCCTGGACGTGCCCGGACCAGCGCCGCCTGCGCACCGTGGTGCCGGCGAACCGGCTGCGCGTCTACGACGTGCGCCGCGCCATCGCCGGTCTCGCCGACGACGACTCGGTGCTCGAGCTGCGCCGCGCCTTCGGCGCCGGCATGGTGACGGCGCTGGCTCGCATCGAGGGGCGGCCGCTCGGCATCGTCGCCAACAACCCGCTGCACCTCGCCGGCGCCATCGACCGCGACGGCGCCGACAAGGCGGCGCGCTTCATGCAGCTCTGCGACGCCTTCGACCTGCCGCTGCTCTTTCTCTGCGACACGCCCGGCATCATGGTCGGCCCGGCGGCCGAGGAGACGGCCCTGGTGCGGCACGCGGCGCGGCTGTTCGTGGTCGGCGCCAGCCTGACCGTACCGTTCTGCACCGTCGTCCTGCGCAAGGGCTACGGCCTCGGCGCCCAGGCGATGGCCGGCGGCAGCTTCAAGGCGCCGCTGTTCACCGTCTCGTGGCCGAGCGGGGAATTCGGCGGCATGGGCCTCGAAGGCGCGGTGCGCCTCGGCTTCCGCAACGAGCTCGCCGCGGTGCAGGACGAGGCCGAGCGGCAGGCGCTGTTCGAGAAGATGGTCGCCCGCGCCTACGAGATCGGCAAGGCGGTCAACGTCGCCTCGCACTTCGAGATCGACGACGTGATCGATCCCGCCGACACCCGCCGCTGGATCGTCGCCGCCCTCGCCGCCGCGCCGCCCCCACCGCCGCGCGCGGGGAAGAAGCGCCCCTGCGTCGACCCGTGGTGA